The genomic window TGGTCCTGCCCAGTACTTCTTGGCATTCAACATACACCGAGATAGGCAACAAAGAAAGTTGTATCTAACACAAGAACACTACATGGAAGCTTTACTGGATCGATTTGACATGTCAAACTGCAATCCTAGTCGATCACCTCTGCCAACTGGATTCAAAGCGGTACCTTCAACTGATGAAGAACATGAGGAAGCacgtcatcttccatatgCTCAAGTGGTCGGCTCAATCCTTTACGCTTCAACAATCAGTCGACCTGATCTGGCTCATTGCTGCGGGTGTCTTATCTTGGTATATCAGCAAATGGAACTTGTCACATTGGAAAGCTGCCAAACACTGTCTTAGATATATCAGAGGTACAACCGACTTAGCCTTGACATTTGATGCTGAGTCTAGCAAGCAAGAGAGTAGCACTTGGATATGTGGATGCAGACTGGGGTGGAGACTTAGAcacaagaagatcaacaaccGCATACATCTTCAAGGTATATGGTGGAGTTGTAGCTtggagatcaagaagacaaCCAACTGTAGCGCTATCAACAACAGAAGCAGAATACATGGCATCAGCGGATGCAGCAAAACAAGTGGTATGGTTGAGACTGTTACTTGAAGATCTTCAACTTGGACTTGGTCAGAACCCTCTCCCAATCTTTAATGACAATGTAGGCGCTATCTCCTTGGCAAGAAACCCGGTCAATCATGACAAGTCAAAACATATAGAAATAAGACATCACTTTGTAAGAGAAAAGGTTTTGGACAACACTATCTCTTTAACTCATGTTCCATCTGCTGATAACTTGGCTGACATGCTCACCAAGTCCCTTCCTGCCGATACCTTGACTAGGCTTAGAAACTTACTAGGTGTCAACCAGAAATTAGAGCAAGGGGGAGTGACGGAATAAGTGCTCTATTACCGGTTAATTAGCCAGTTATTACATAATATAACTCGTCAGTAGTTTCCTACCCCTTGTAGTTTCATCCCTTGATGATATTTTcgcttttctctttcattctcttctcttttagTTAACATGCATTGATATAATTTAACATATTGTCCCCTTGGAAGTCATACCTATCCAGCTGAGTACTTCTTTTTTTTAGATAGGGTATTGTATGAGTTCCAACAATATCCGGGTCAATCCAACAATCTCGTTGGTTATTCAACGACCTCGTTGGTTTGTTACATACTTCGGTTAGATTATTCCATCTTCCGTCGTCCTCCTATCATTTGCTTGCCTATCTAGGCCGTCTCCTATATGATCAAGGCCGTCTACTGAGGTCTTAGTCAGATCATCGTGACAATATTGTTCAGCACTTGTTGACTACGTCCGGTCGCACTGGCAGCATGTGAAGCTCGCAGAATTGATATATAACATTTCTTGGGGAACAAACCATTCTCCTGTCAGTTTATGGTCTAAAGCAAGTGAAAGAACTAACAATACGCTATTTGATCGCATTTGCACTTGCAGTTTCGAGATGAGGTGAAGTGCGGAGGAGCGGAGCTTCTGCCCCATGGTCATCGAATTGCCTGCCATCGATTATACTATCCTGCATGCTTTAAGGGGTATCAGGCGGACATCCCGTACTGTAgtttccctctcttccatgtCAACGAATCCATAGTTGCACCGAGAAGCTTGTGCGCACATTGCAGTATCTGATGCATCACTAAACATTTTTTTGTTCCCTGAAAAACGGCGACTACGTTCGATGCGTGTACTGAACGGCGAGCAGAAACATTTCCTGAATCGTTCTTTACGTgcggaggaagaaggttgaattTAGGAAGAGTCAAAGTAGAAGCAGGAATAGGTACGAATGGCCGAAAGCAGGCAATCTCCGAGTTGAGACTACCCAGGAGACTTATACAAGGTAGCTCAGGGCAATGACCAGATATAGGGACATCACTGTGGGTGAGATCAGACGCTGAGATCCATGTTGCGGGAGCATGGGGGGAAGACTTACACATGACACCCTCCATATAGTTGGATCGACCTGACGCATCATTGTCAGGACGCACAACTTCCTGAACTCACGGAAgaacactcaccatcttgCAGTAAAAGGTTTACGAGCATGACAGAGACGAACAACACAATGGTTTCGAAGTTCGCCTGCAAAGTTCGATCAGGACTGCGAAcaagatcatccatcgtACGAAGGGACGTACAAAGAATAGGGTCAAATTCTTGTGAAGGGGCCAGGCTATGATCACCAGCAAGGGGATCATACCAGCAGCGATCTGAATACTGGACCCAACGCTTACACCGATAGTCAATTCCATCTTACCCTTGCAGGCCATCCACACGGAAGTGACATGCTCAGCGGCGTTGCCGACAAGTGGAAGGAGGATAAGACCGATAAATCTGTCGTCGCATCAGCGTTGTTCACTGGTGAATGAGCTTACCTTTTGGGAATGTGCCATTGCTCAGCGGTTTCGTCGATACTTCCCACCAATATATCAGCGCAAAAAGCGGTTATAacggtgatgatgaccaGCCATACACCAGCGCTCCATTGATCCATGGAGGCaacttcagcttcttcatcttcggctTGCTCAGCTTCGAAGAGCTGGGCGTGCGTACGAAGCTGAAAATAGAGATAGCCGAGATAAGTCGCGAGAAGAATGATGGAAGTACCTCTTGACAAGATAAGGAGACCTCGAAGCGATGCGTCGGGAGGATCTGGAGCACCGTCTTCGAGTAAAAGCTTGAGGGTCGATTCCACTCCCTCAGTATTCGAGGCGTGGTCTGAGGTATATCAGCCGTGGATGACGAGGTTGATGGTCAAATGGCTTACATGCAGCAGGTAGAATGAGCGTGATACAAGCCAAGGTCAGGAGAGATGAGCTTGCTTGGGCGGCAGTCACTTGGAAGGTGGACTCgtgaaagaagaaaccaGAGCTAAAACGGGTCATCAGCTGCGCTTCAACAGACGGTCAACTCACGCAAAGAAGCTCATGCCCAGAACCAAGAGTACGTTGGATAATACACTACCGAGCAGGGAGGTTTGCACCAATCGGAGTTCATCTGCGAGGTTGATCAGCAAGTCCCTCCTCAAGGGTTTCCGAATGTATACTCACTTTGGGCAAGGGCCGCGATGGCAACGATCAATTCGACGGCATTACCGAAACTGCGTGATGCTTAGCTAAAATGGTCCATGCGGGATTCACTTACGTAGCGTTAAGCAAACCACCCAGAGTCTGACCAAGCTTCATAGAGAGTTGTTCAGTACTGTCACCGAGGAGCTTTTGAAGCCATTAGCAAGATGCATCGCCCTCTGATGCGAGTCTTACCTTTGCAAGCGGCACGATGGCTAAGAAGGAAGTAGCGAAACGAGCGGCAGCACTCCAGTGGAGAAGGTCGGCTGAGTAATCGAGTCAACGTCAGAATAGCCTAGCCCGACAATGCATTCGTCAAACTGACCGATGATTGACAAGGGAACAAAtacgatgaggatgttgagcCATGAGCCGAAGAGAAGATACCTTGACGACTTTATGGGGTCGAAGGGGGTACGATGAGAGGAATCACCGTGAGCATGGTTCGAGCCCAGAAGAGGGGTAGTCTCTTGAGTCGGCATCCTGAGAGATATGTGGGGGGGGGAGGAATGCAGATGTGTGAGCGATGTATGGCTTATATCCAATAGGATGGAATGGTAAGATGGAGACAAACGAAGGGGGGAGTAAGCAAAGGATGACAAAAGCTGTACATACCCTACTCGCAATGCCAAGCTAAATGTATACATACTGACTATTCATAGTGAATTTGAATCCGTCGACTCAAAGTGACGTAGCGGCGGCATGGGCACGTGCGTACTACATGCTTTCTCAGGCACCAATGACGACCGGATCAATCTCACTCGGAATCAATTCAAAAACCCAAAATAAAtagcatcttgatcatcaacatcattgTAACCCGCCTGATCGTCGCTGAAGACTCAAGTAAACCGACAGAGATACGGAGGCTGGTGCTGGTACTAATGCCGATGATACGACATCCGTACTCATGTCAACGCCGTCTCATTCCTCAGAGGTCCATCCTTTCCTAAGAGGTAACTTTTCGCCCGTCACCCAGGAGTACGTCTCACATTCTTGTCAGATCGTACATGGCCAGGTACCGCAAGAACTCTTCGGTGGACAGTACATCCGCAATGGGGGCAACCCAGTGTATCCACCAGAGCAAGGCAGGCACTATCATTGGTGAGTACCTTCGTTCAGTGAGGAGGCTAAGACGTTAATTAACAGGTTCGATGGCGATGGCATGTTACATGGCGTCTTCTTCGATGGTCAAGGCCGGCCGTCATACACCAACCGGCACCTTGCTACTCCGCTTTTAACGATGACACTCCTTCTACTGCGATCACCCCTTCCTTCTATCGCCTTACTCATTTCACCACTATCATCTCTCCACCGGATCGTAGTGGCCATTCTTCAGGCTTTTCTCATCGCGCTTCGAGCACGCATGGGGGTTCTCAGCGTGGCTAACACCAGCGTCATCTGGTGGGGGCGTGGGCTAGGATTagatgagctggaagaggatcagGTCGAGGATGTC from Kwoniella botswanensis chromosome 3, complete sequence includes these protein-coding regions:
- a CDS encoding calcium/proton exchanger, with product MPTQETTPLLGSNHAHGDSSHRTPFDPIKSSRYLLFGSWLNILIVFVPLSIIADLLHWSAAARFATSFLAIVPLAKLLGDSTEQLSMKLGQTLGGLLNATFGNAVELIVAIAALAQNELRLVQTSLLGSVLSNVLLVLGMSFFASGFFFHESTFQVTAAQASSSLLTLACITLILPAAYHASNTEGVESTLKLLLEDGAPDPPDASLRGLLILSRGTSIILLATYLGYLYFQLRTHAQLFEAEQAEDEEAEVASMDQWSAGVWLVIITVITAFCADILVGSIDETAEQWHIPKSIQIAAGMIPLLVIIAWPLHKNLTLFFANFETIVLFVSVMLVNLLLQDGRSNYMEGVMLMSLYLVIALSYLV